One segment of Drosophila mauritiana strain mau12 chromosome 3R, ASM438214v1, whole genome shotgun sequence DNA contains the following:
- the LOC117145430 gene encoding cytochrome c oxidase assembly factor 4 homolog, mitochondrial encodes MSASTDQDPVELMLKKTGCIELHYKVQECIAETGDWRACQEKVKEFRACMQKYVEQQSQKYAHVK; translated from the coding sequence ATGTCCGCATCGACGGACCAGGATCCCGTGGAACTAATGCTGAAGAAGACCGGCTGCATAGAGCTTCACTACAAGGTGCAGGAGTGCATCGCCGAAACTGGTGACTGGAGGGCTTGTCAGGAGAAGGTGAAGGAGTTCCGGGCGTGCATGCAGAAGTACGTGGAGCAGCAGAGCCAGAAGTATGCCCACGTCAAGTAG
- the LOC117145429 gene encoding peptidyl-tRNA hydrolase 2, mitochondrial codes for MPTSSSILQKFLSNGLAFGKSTKLALVVRTDLKMSKGKTAAQCAHAAVMCYQSSVQGTKLQNAVLQRWCRLGQPKIVLRVDNFEQLNSLERQAQESNVVAAMVRDAGRTQLESGTATVLGLGPAPAEDLDKLVAHLKLL; via the coding sequence ATGCCCACGTCAAGTAGCATCCTGCAGAAGTTCCTCAGCAACGGTTTGGCCTTCGGCAAGTCCACCAAACTGGCGCTGGTGGTCCGAACCGACCTGAAGATGTCCAAGGGAAAGACAGCGGCCCAGTGCGCCCATGCGGCGGTCATGTGCTACCAGAGCTCTGTGCAGGGAACCAAGCTGCAGAACGCCGTTCTGCAGCGTTGGTGTCGCCTGGGACAGCCGAAGATAGTGCTGCGCGTGGACAACTTCGAGCAGCTGAACTCCCTGGAGCGACAGGCTCAAGAGTCGAACGTTGTGGCCGCTATGGTGAGGGATGCCGGTCGCACTCAGCTGGAATCTGGGACAGCAACGGTCCTCGGACTGGGTCCAGCCCCTGCCGAAGATCTAGACAAACTGGTGGCGCATTTGAAGCTTTTGTGA
- the LOC117145426 gene encoding GTPase Era, mitochondrial, protein MRYNLLASSLKLLNSTKNHNLLLVNVRSLTGAAQTNDAVATTTRPPPAESRNPGEEQRSLHIAVIGVPNVGKSTFINNTVNHRVCPTSAKVHTTRQSNTAIYTIGQTQLVFYDTPGLVTQHEIRRHHLDQNFKSAYRHAIQHADIIAVVHDASNAWTRKELHPTVLDTLKAYSNLPSFLVLNKIDALKSKRLLLDLIKTLTNDTLTVGKREVQAKSAPAKEIRINKRESSWSHFSDVFLVSALTGNGLQEMQNYLVGQAKPRDWKYPSDMHTDSSPEALIVESVRARLLDYLPQEIPYNLKCEIEYYSVEKNVVYTSVQVQCPTTRIERLICGEGNGKLRQITERVTSDLVEMFGQAVSLTISTVSKGKKTAA, encoded by the exons ATGCGCTATAATTTGTTAGCCAGTTCGTTAAAATTGCTGAATAGCACGAAAAACCACAATTTGTTGTTGGTGAACGTGCGCAGCTTGACCGGCGCCGCCCAAACCAACGATGCAGTGGCTACGACCACGCGCCCACCGCCCGCAGAATCGAGGAACCCCGGAGAGGAGCAACGATCGCTGCACATCGCGGTAATTGGAGTGCCCAATGTGGGAAAGAGCACGTTCATCAACAACACGGTGAACCACCGAGTGTGTCCCACCTCGGCCAAGGTGCACACCACTCGTCAGTCAAACACGGCCATTTACACCATCGGCCAGACGCAGTTGGTCTTTTACGATACTCCGGGCCTGGTCACGCAACATGAGATTCGTCGGCACCACCTGGACCAGAACTTTAAGAGTGCCTACCGCCATGCCATACAGCATGCGGACATCATCGCTGTGGTGCACGACGCCTCAAATGCCTGGACGAGGAAGGAACTGCATCCCACTGTTTTGGATACGCTGAAGGCGTATAGTAACCTGCCCAGTTTCCTGGTGCTCAACAAGATAGACGCCCTGAAGTCGAAGCGTTTGCTGCTGGATTTGATCAAGACACTCACCAACGACACCTTGACAGTTGGCAAGCGGGAAGTCCAGGCGAAAAGTGCTCCCGCGAAAGAAATAAGAATCAACAAGCGGGAGTCTAGCTGGAGCCATTTTAGCGACGTGTTTCTTGTTTCCGCCTTGACCGGCAATGGGCTGCAGGAGATGCAGAACTACCTGGTGGGCCAGGCCAAGCCCAGGGATTGGAAATACCCATCCGACATGCATACGGACTCCAGCCCAGAAGCACTAATTGTGGAGAGTGTGCGGGCTCGTCTGCTGGACTACTTGCCGCAGGAGATACCCTATAACCTGAAGTGCGAGATCGAGTACTATAGTGTGGAAAAAA ATGTTGTCTACACATCCGTGCAGGTTCAGTGCCCCACCACGCGAATCGAGCGCCTAATCTGCGGCGAGGGCAATGGCAAGCTGCGGCAGATCACGGAGCGAGTTACCTCGGACCTGGTGGAGATGTTCGGCCAAGCAGTGTCCCTTACCATATCCACGGTTTCCAAGGGAAAGAAGACCGCCGCCTGA
- the LOC117142693 gene encoding L-dopachrome tautomerase yellow-f2: protein MLSPQLLILSLILGLQLLSLADADPMIEVFRWKQMDFYNRGNDLLSSGGRKDRPSFSAPVVFPGKFSRQKREIMTSRDTPVVVNSRADSDDPNASYIPYNNVPMGATHFRGRLFVTMPRRRVGIPSTLNYIDLAEDGSDRSPKLRAYPNFALNQFNASAENLVSVYRTSVDACQRLWFIDTGMLEYPNNRQQIRRPSIWVVDLATDQVLKRFDIPESIAETGRGLASITVDVKAGQCGDAYAYIPDLVYRRLYVYHLRNDRIWSFEHNYFNFDPLSGDLSIGGQTFRWDDGIFSITLGAQKPDGSRDAYFHPMASTNEFVVSNRVLQQESNAARSDHGNDFRVLGNRGPSTQSTMHAYDPGTGVIFFDEIQRNGVGCWKTSQPISAENYGSVDSNAEDMIYPSDLSIDEDGTIWVMSNSMPIFIYSTLDTSVYNFRIWKQKASLAKRGTVCE, encoded by the exons ATGTTATCGCCACAGCTTCTGATTCTAAGTTTAATCTTAGGGTTACAGCTGCTTTCCTTGGCCGATGCTGATCCCATGATAGAGGTCTTCAGGTGGAAGCAGATGGACTTTTACAATCGCGGTAATGATCTTCTGAGCTCGGGCGGAAGGAAGGACAGGCCCAGCTTTTCAG CTCCGGTTGTCTTTCCTGGGAAGTTTTCTCGTCAAAAGCGTGAGATTATGACCTCCCGCGATACACCGGTAGTGGTCAACTCCCGCGCCGACAGCGACGACCCCAACGCCTCCTACATTCCGTACAACAACGTGCCCATGGGAGCCACTCATTTCCGCGGCCGCCTCTTTGTCACGATGCCACGGCGACGGGTGGGCATCCCGTCCACCTTGAATTACATCGATCTGGCCGAGGACGGTTCGGATCGCAGCCCCAAGCTGCGGGCCTATCCCAACTTTGCGCTTAATCAGTTCAACGCGAGTGCGGAGAACCTGGTGTCCGTCTACAGAACCTCCGTGGACGCATGCCAACGTCTCTGGTTCATCGACACGGGAATGCTGGAGTATCCAA ATAACCGGCAACAAATCCGCCGTCCCAGCATTTGGGTAGTCGACTTGGCCACTGATCAGGTGCTGAAGCGCTTCGATATTCCGGAGAGTATAGCTGAGACGGGTCGCGGATTGGCCAGCATCACCGTGGATGTGAAGGCGGGTCAGTGTGGCGATGCTTACGCCTATATTCCGGATCTGGTGTACCGGCGCCTGTACGTCTATCACCTGCGAAACGATAGAATCTGGTCCTTCGAGCACAACTACTTCAACTTCGATCCCCTCTCCGGGGATCTCAGCATTGGCGGCCAGACCTTCCGCTGGGACGATGGCATCTTCTCAATAACTTTGGGTGCCCAGAAACCGGATGGGAGTCGGGATGCCTACTTCCATCCCATGGCCAGTACAAATGAGTTTGTGGTTTCCAACCGGGTTCTGCAGCAGGAGTCCAACGCCGCACGCTCCGATCATGGAAACGATTTCCGGGTACTCGGAAACCGTGGTCCGTCCACCCAGTCCACGATGCACGCATACGATCCGGGGACCGGAGTGATCTTCTTTGATGAGATCCAGCGCAACGGAGTGGGCTGCTGGAAGACCAGCCAACCAATCTCTGCGGAAAACTATGGGTCCGTGGATTCCAATGCCGAGGACATGATTTATCCCAGCGACTTGTCG ATTGACGAGGATGGCACCATTTGGGTCATGTCGAACTCCATGCCCATCTTCATCTACTCCACACTGGACACGAGTGTATACAATTTCCGGATCTGGAAGCAGAAGGCTTCACTGGCCAAGAGGGGCACAGTTTGTGAGTGA
- the LOC117142694 gene encoding L-dopachrome tautomerase yellow-f gives MLSLEVLFLCAIAGFQLLFFADGDPMIEVFKWKQLDFYNRGDGYKDLWSRICIPDPHVYNYSKCLGSPNSGASSNGTFIQYNNVPQGVTHFRGRLFVTVPRRQSGIPSTLNYIDLAKDGWSQSPQIRAYPNLAVNQYNASEQNLVSVYRTSVDVCGRLWFVDTGMLEFPNNRQQIRRPSIWVIDLANDRLLKRFEIPQRIVEIGRGLASITVDVATQRCDDAYAYIPDLVNRRLHVYHLRSDRIWSFEHSFFNFDPLSDDLSIGGQTFRWDDGIFSATLGAYNPDGSRDVYFHPMASTNEFVVSNRVLQQESNAARSDHGDDFRRLGTRGPSTQSTMHKYDPRTSVIFFAEVQKSGVGCWKTSKPFSTENHGSVYSNSSEMIYPSDLTIDEEGYIWVMSNSMPIFVYSKLDVEKYNFRIWRQSTLLAKRGTVCE, from the exons ATGTTATCGCTGGAGGTTCTGTTCCTCTGCGCAATCGCAGGTTTCCAATTGCTATTCTTCGCAGATGGAGATCCCATGATTGAGGTCTTCAAGTGGAAGCAACTGGACTTTTACAATCGCGGCGATGGCTATAAGGATTTGTGGAGCAGGATCTGCATTCCAG ATCCGCATGTCTACAACTACAGCAAGTGCTTGGGCTCCCCCAATTCCGGAGCGAGCTCCAATGGAACCTTCATCCAATACAACAACGTGCCCCAGGGAGTGACCCACTTCCGAGGACGCCTCTTTGTCACCGTGCCACGGCGACAGTCGGGCATTCCGTCCACCTTGAACTACATCGATCTAGCCAAGGATGGGTGGAGTCAGAGTCCCCAAATACGGGCCTATCCCAACTTGGCGGTGAATCAGTATAATGCGAGTGAGCAGAACCTAGTTTCCGTCTATAGAACCTCCGTGGATGTCTGTGGGCGTCTCTGGTTCGTCGACACCGGAATGCTGGAGTTTCCCA ATAATCGCCAGCAGATTCGACGTCCAAGCATTTGGGTGATCGATTTGGCTAACGATCGCTTGCTGAAACGATTTGAGATTCCGCAGAGAATAGTGGAGATCGGACGTGGACTAGCCAGCATCACTGTCGATGTGGCCACTCAGAGGTGCGACGATGCCTATGCCTACATTCCGGATTTGGTCAATCGCAGACTGCACGTCTATCACCTGCGAAGCGATCGAATTTGGTCCTTTGAGCACAGCTTCTTTAACTTCGATCCCCTTTCTGATGATCTGAGCATTGGTGGGCAGACCTTCCGCTGGGACGACGGAATTTTCTCTGCCACCTTGGGAGCATACAACCCAGATGGTAGCAGGGATGTCTACTTCCATCCCATGGCCAGCACGAATGAGTTTGTGGTGTCCAATAGGGTCTTGCAGCAGGAGTCCAATGCAGCACGCTCTGATCATGGAGATGACTTCCGGCGACTGGGAACTCGTGGTCCGTCCACCCAGTCCACGATGCACAAGTACGATCCGCGGACCAGTGTGATTTTCTTTGCCGAGGTCCAGAAGAGTGGAGTGGGCTGCTGGAAAACCAGCAAGCCGTTCTCAACCGAAAACCATGGCTCCGTTTATTCCAATTCATCGGAGATGATTTATCCTAGCGACTTGACA ATCGACGAGGAGGGATACATTTGGGTGATGTCCAACTCCATGCCCATCTTTGTGTACTCCAAGCTGGATGTGGAGAAGTACAACTTCCGAATCTGGAGGCAGTCGACATTGTTGGCCAAGAGGGGAACAGTTTGTGAGTGA
- the LOC117142692 gene encoding uncharacterized protein PB18E9.04c codes for MAAAATAAPATSSGNASAPAPLPATAPGGGGGVQGAGGAGAGAQFREIHKNTWLKRLTADGKRLTVGPKKSECSWVVFCVHDDTEALLEGYAEPRQAAGHLPEWAVSLRETLHISHALIPNSHEFEFVVTLSHEVLRFHAVSWEIMQEWVETLRSKLREMKILSPRENLYTKLPEVRAPLLPTRDPTSPLPPPPPVPAALVPGVERVVAPSHQAPPAPPPEQPSSPVPTTPAPPAPAPAAMSNTLTQHLLNMLSDPISTYSEQISESVESASGQEDVAVAEGAPAEEPSTSDADLNLSDDEYLSPLLRKACVLTENGARVDVVVVTGQRASADQVLNLEHILQCERLIPRPQTSRSMSAGAADKSKRPQRKPLQSQSSSVAPTNSADSQDNITIIQVSNTANSGQEQPPELPPKNITTAEVFRFPEVKSKPQTNAKQQPTQTHHEYKSNVQIIPSNASSSTSTIQVLGKQSSSSNPYSTPVKQNSSNGSSSQVSGTTKVKVLGDGEATTTVAVYGTCYPAAGGCAPSSSAASSSVNPAKPQTPRLSKKIILSANTSGITNISVNTEQGSDSIISGNVHYEKVFLSSSIPITSRSSPTRVASTNTTQPVTNGSPALPRRRLASPATAQPVTPSAAGRATPQLTRGLTELVISSRPSRRDFHYLKLLNTPLKTKASQKSTSAANNNIEQSTPSSSNSTQVTPAQRNNTSIVSGDSQEQRRRSSSTSDAQAPLQRVPQPATQRNANNNEFTPSRNGAFRIQPPPQGTPPSSTNPAQQSPNKRLTLREQQVMQLRREIMHPGGVRLNLRRKDCVGSIAWVEAFGGVWIAGWKQKEHPVLYNALHIGDQLLSIAGVSISSAAEANKIIRNTNTLFVEVLLRRIPFGRAYAIRRDREGQCLGLIRDGNTSTIVDVVPNSLAARHGLPPKTQSCDGNSLTFWMLTEINGRSLNLFFKDFEIRDRLNSVGRDISILVQPSDLITKLKKQLKSLRGYKDYLVQ; via the exons atggcagcggcggcgacggCAGCACCTGCGACATCCAGCGGGAATGCCAGTGCACCTGCTCCACTGCCCGCGACTGCCCcgggcggaggaggaggcgtACAAGGTGCTGGTGGGGCTGGAGCAGGTGCCCAATTCCGGGAAATTCACAAGAACACATGGCTCAAACGGCTGACAGCGGATGGGAAACGACTGACCGTCGGGCCCAAG AAATCCGAGTGCTCCTGGGTGGTGTTTTGCGTTCACGATGATACGGAAGCTCTGCTGGAGGGATATGCGGAACCTCGTCAGGCAGCTGGTCATCTGCCGGAGTGGGCCGTTTCCTTGCGGGAAACCCTGCACATCTCCCATGCCCTCATCCCCAATTCGCATGAGTTCGAGTTTGTGGTCACGCTGAGCCACGAGGTGTTGCGCTTTCACGCCGTCTCTTG GGAGATTATGCAAGAGTGGGTGGAAACGTTGCGCTCCAAGCTGCGCGAAATGAAGATTCTGTCGCCGCGCGAAAACCTCTACACGAAGCTACCTGAAGTGCGCGCACCGTTGCTGCCCACGCGGGATCCCACATCGCCACtgccaccacctcctccagtTCCGGCGGCTCTGGTACCGGGCGTCGAGCGTGTGGTGGCACCCAGCCATCAGGCTCCGCCAGCGCCACCTCCTGAGCAACCATCAAGTCCAGTGCCCACCACACCTGCACCACCAGCCCCTGCTCCCGCTGCCATGTCGAACACATTGACGCAGCACCTCCTCAACATGCTCTCCGATCCCATAAGCACCTACAGCGAGCAGATTAGTGAGTCGGTAGAGTCAGCCTCTGGTCAGGAAGATGTCGCTGTAGCTGAAGGAGCCCCAGCGGAGGAACCGTCCACTAGTGATGCCGACTTGAATCTCTCGGATGACGAATACCTGTCGCCCCTGTTGCGCAAGGCATGTGTGCTTACCGAGAATGGGGCTCGCGTTGACGTCGTGGTGGTCACTGGACAGCGCGCTTCTGCCG ATCAAGTCCTGAATTTGGAGCACATTCTGCAATGCGAACGGCTGATTCCCAG ACCGCAAACATCACGATCCATGTCAGCTGGAGCGGCAGACAAATCAAAGCGACCGCAACGCAAGCCCCTCCAATCTCAATCTTCGAGCGTCGCTCCTACGAACAGTGCGGACTCTCAGGACAACATCACAATTATCCAAGTGTCGAATACCGCCAACAGTGGCCAGGAACAGCCACCCGAACTGCCGCCCAAGAACATCACCACCGCTGAGGTGTTTCGATTCCCTGAGGTTAAGAGCAAGCCACAGACTAATGCGAAGCAGCAGCCAACCCAGACCCATCACGAGTATAAAAGCAACGTACAAATCATTCCGTCCAACGCCAGTAGCAGTACCAGTACCATTCAAGTCCTGGGCAAACAGTCCAGTAGCAGTAATCCCTATTCAACGCCCGTCAAGCAAAACTCGTCCAATGGCTCCAGTTCACAGGTGTCGGGCACCACGAAAGTAAAGGTGCTGGGTGATGGAGAGGCCACCACTACGGTGGCTGTCTACGGCACCTGCTATCCAGCGGCCGGAGGATGTGCACCCAGTTCTTCCGCAGCCTCTTCCTCTGTTAATCCTGCCAAGCCGCAGACTCCCAGATTAAGTAAAAAGATAATACTCAGTGCCAACACCTCGGGCATCACGAATATAAGCGTAAATACAGAACAGGGCAGTGACTCCATAATCAGTGGAAATGTCCACTACGAGAAGGTCTTCCTTTCCTCCAGCATTCCCATCACCAGCAGAAGCAGTCCAACAAGAGTGGCAAGCACGAATACCACACAGCCAGTCACTAATGGCAGTCCAGCTTTGCCACGTCGACGTTTGGCTTCGCCGGCAACAGCGCAACCAGTGACCCCCAGTGCAGCCGGCAGGGCGACGCCGCAGTTGACCCGAGGACTAACCGAACTGGTGATTAGTTCGCGGCCAAGTAGAAGGGATTTCCACTACCTAAAGCTATTGAACACGCCACTGAAAACGAAGGCATCGCAAAAGTCAACCAGCGCCGCGAATAACAACATCGAACAATCCACGccttccagctccaatagtaCCCAAGTTACGCCAGCGCAAAGGAATAACACCTCGATTGTATCCGGCGACAGCCAGGAGCAGCGGCGACGCAGTTCGTCCACATCCGATGCCCAGGCGCCTCTTCAGCGGGTCCCTCAGCCTGCAACGCAGCGTAACGCTAACAATAACGAGTTTACGCCATCCCGAAACGGAGCCTTTCGTATTCAGCCACCGCCACAGGGAACACCTCCGTCTAGCACCAATCCCGCGCAGCAGTCGCCCAACAAGCGATTGACGCTGCGGGAGCAGCAAGTGATGCAGCTGCGTCGCGAAATTATGCATCCTGGTGGAGTGCGACTGAATCTTAGGCGCAAGGATTGTGTAGGTTCTATCGCTTGGGTAGAAGCCTTCGGTGGCGTTTG GATTGCCGGCTGGAAGCAAAAGGAACACCCCGTGCTTTACAATGCCCTACACATCGGTGATCAGCTATTGTCCATAGCAGGCGTGAGCATCAGCAGTGCAGCGGAGGCCAACAAGATAATAAGGAACACCAATACGTTGTTT GTGGAGGTCTTGCTGCGACGAATCCCATTTGGCCGCGCCTATGCCATCCGACGTGACCGCGAGGGTCAGTGCCTGGGTCTGATTCGGGATGGAAACACTTCGACAATCGTGGATGTGGTGCCAAACAGTTTGGCCGCACGTCACGGTCTTCCGCCCAAG ACGCAATCGTGCGACGGCAATTCACTTACCTTTTGGATGCTCACCGAGATCAATGGTCGTTCGCTGAATTTGTTCTTCAAGGATTTCGAGATACGCGACCGCCTGAACTCCGTGGGACGCGATATATCCATTTTGGTGCAACCGTCGGATTTGATAACCAAGCTGAAAAAGCAGCTAAAGTCGCTGCGCGGCTACAAGGATTACTTAGTGCAGTAG
- the LOC117142695 gene encoding uncharacterized protein LOC117142695: MAKPFSLTEEKLDDLFVQEVVSVVKLVDMLPDKDNIVPTCTRWLNIFQQSTPKERFSRNYMLLLLHKQLNDHKSLGYPFTWPGSLQMDLRTLHQMSLKPNPANGKDVVDCKCDESLNEEELSSFSSCENIVEANSRLVKENTALSKELKELQCLIDKLQVKQAADKHAIKRINDEIYMLDKENRYLKRIFACSSITALKKLCHGQDPGMFFDTMFRVLCEDVSDHQQVQHFNELFKILLHAHMDHYRRQQRAPLMEEASQSFDNLKAKVSKRYKNVLGMKLDAESHELTLSAMRYLTVLRKLFYATFDGKASTKKAALKFLQHNYELMSEML, translated from the coding sequence ATGGCCAAACCGTTTTCTTTGACCGAGGagaagctagatgacctattTGTGCAGGAGGTTGTCAGTGTGGTGAAACTGGTGGACATGTTGCCCGATAAAGATAACATTGTGCCCACATGCACCCGATGGCTCAACATCTTCCAGCAGTCGACGCCGAAGGAACGCTTTTCCAGAAACTATATGCTACTGCTCCTTCATAAACAACTCAATGATCACAAATCTTTGGGTTATCCATTCACGTGGCCGGGCAGTTTACAGATGGATTTGCGCACTCTTCACCAAATGAGCCTAAAACCGAATCCCGCAAACGGAAAAGATGTTGTAGACTGCAAATGTGATGAAAGTTTGAATGAGGAGGAACTGTCTTCTTTTAGTTCATGCGAGAATATAGTGGAGGCCAATAGTAGGTTGGTCAAAGAAAACACTGCACTGTCCAAGGAGTTGAAGGAGCTTCAATGTCTGATCGATAAGTTGCAGGTGAAACAAGCGGCGGACAAACATGCCATTAAAAGGATAAATGATGAGATTTACATGCTGGACAAGGAGAACCGATATCTGAAGCGAATTTTCGCCTGCTCCTCAATCACAGCCCTAAAAAAGCTATGCCATGGACAGGATCCGGGGATGTTTTTCGACACCATGTTCAGGGTTCTCTGCGAAGACGTATCCGACCATCAGCAGGTGCAGCACTTTAACGAACTCTTCAAAATTTTGCTGCATGCCCACATGGATCACTACCGGCGGCAGCAGCGTGCTCCTCTGATGGAGGAGGCAAGCCAAAGTTTCGACAATCTGAAGGCCAAGGTGAGCAAGAGATACAAAAATGTGTTGGGCATGAAATTGGATGCCGAAAGCCACGAGCTCACCCTCAGTGCCATGAGATACCTGACCGTCCTGCGGAAACTGTTCTATGCCACCTTTGATGGCAAAGCTAGCACCAAGAAGGCTGCACTCAAGTTCCTGCAGCACAACTACGAGCTTATGAGCGAGATGTTGTAG